One window from the genome of Myxococcales bacterium encodes:
- a CDS encoding NAD-dependent isocitrate dehydrogenase, with amino-acid sequence MNYPEKPTVTLIEGNGIGPEIAAATLKMIDAAGGSVAWDRQLAGTTAVEQVGDPLPQATLDSIKQHQLALKGPLATPIGGGYRSVNVTLRQHFDLFANVRPALSIPGVPSRFSGIDIVLVRENTEDLYAGIEHYVDARRTAAESIAIITKFASERVIRYAFDYARRHGRKKITLVHKANIMKLSNGLFLDTGREVAKDFADIVFDDMIVDATAMKLVTQPERFDMIVTMNLFGDILSDLTAGLIGGLGVAPAANIGDGGCAMFEAVHGTAPDIVGKGIANPTGLAMSAVMLLEHVGQTAAAARMKRGLLRALGDDATRTADLGGKANTVQFTDGVIRYME; translated from the coding sequence GTGAATTACCCCGAAAAACCAACGGTTACGCTGATCGAAGGCAATGGCATCGGCCCGGAAATTGCGGCGGCTACCCTCAAGATGATCGACGCCGCCGGGGGCAGCGTTGCGTGGGATAGGCAATTGGCCGGCACGACCGCAGTCGAGCAAGTAGGCGACCCCTTGCCCCAGGCGACGCTCGACTCCATTAAGCAGCACCAGCTTGCGCTCAAGGGCCCGCTCGCGACGCCGATTGGCGGCGGCTACCGCTCGGTCAATGTGACCTTGCGGCAGCATTTTGATCTCTTCGCCAACGTGCGGCCAGCGTTGTCTATTCCAGGCGTGCCGTCGCGCTTTTCCGGTATCGACATCGTGCTGGTGCGCGAAAACACCGAAGATTTGTACGCCGGCATTGAGCACTACGTCGACGCGCGCCGCACCGCCGCCGAATCGATTGCGATCATCACCAAGTTCGCCTCGGAGCGCGTCATCCGTTACGCATTTGACTACGCCCGCCGCCACGGCCGCAAAAAAATCACCTTGGTGCACAAAGCAAATATCATGAAGCTCTCCAATGGGCTTTTTCTAGACACCGGCCGCGAGGTCGCTAAGGACTTTGCAGATATTGTCTTTGACGACATGATCGTCGACGCCACCGCGATGAAGCTCGTGACCCAGCCCGAGCGGTTTGACATGATCGTCACCATGAACCTCTTTGGCGATATCTTGTCAGACCTGACCGCTGGGCTCATCGGCGGCCTTGGCGTCGCGCCGGCTGCCAACATCGGCGATGGCGGCTGCGCCATGTTCGAGGCTGTCCACGGCACCGCGCCCGATATCGTCGGCAAGGGTATTGCCAACCCCACGGGCCTTGCGATGTCCGCAGTGATGCTGCTTGAGCACGTGGGCCAGACCGCGGCCGCCGCGCGCATGAAGCGCGGCCTGCTCCGCGCGCTGGGCGACGATGCCACGCGCACCGCGGACCTCGGCGGAAAGGCCAACACCGTGCAATTTACCGACGGCGTCATCCGCTACATGGAGTAA
- a CDS encoding ABC transporter ATP-binding protein, with amino-acid sequence MHPLWRLWRYATRYRAKINVAVIFTVLNKLFDVLPEVLIGVAVDVVVRQEASWLAQFGIVDSMSQLYLLAALTVAVWVSESACEYWYEVAWRNLAQALQHDLRMDVYRHVQGLDLQYFEDKQTGALLSVIGEDINQLERFVNNGISQIIQVVVGTLLCGLAFVILAPQTAVWALLPIPAIIVGAYWFQARLRTRYGAVREAAAALSGVVNNNLSGVATIRAFGREAHEDARIAAYSNAYQTANRDAITLASAITPVIRMAIMAGFVATLLVGGHLTLQGKMAVGAYSVFVFLTQRLLWPLTRLAEVTDMYNRSVAAIGRAFALLDAPLVMPRGTAVVGPLAQGDLTFEAVDFAYDAAAPVLRGVSLRVAAGQTVGLVGGTGSGKSTMMKLLMKFYAPTAGQITLSGASLATLADAEVREAIGYVGQDVFLIDETIAENIRYGRLAATEAEVEAAARAAEAHDFITALPAGYQTKVGERGQRLSGGQRQRIALARALVRNPAILILDEATSAVDNETEAAIARSLGRITQGRTTLIVAHRLSTVRRADVICVLEGGAIVEQGTHDALVALGGTYASLWRLQTMGAA; translated from the coding sequence ATGCATCCACTTTGGCGCCTCTGGCGGTATGCGACGCGGTACCGCGCCAAGATCAACGTCGCGGTGATCTTCACCGTGCTCAACAAGCTATTTGATGTCTTGCCCGAGGTGTTAATTGGGGTTGCCGTCGACGTGGTGGTGCGCCAGGAGGCGTCATGGCTTGCGCAATTTGGCATCGTCGATTCGATGTCACAGCTCTACCTGCTGGCAGCACTAACCGTCGCCGTGTGGGTCAGCGAAAGCGCGTGTGAATACTGGTACGAGGTGGCGTGGCGCAACCTCGCGCAGGCCTTGCAGCACGATCTGCGGATGGACGTCTATCGCCACGTGCAGGGCCTTGATTTGCAGTATTTCGAGGACAAACAAACCGGCGCGCTGTTGTCGGTGATTGGCGAGGACATCAATCAGCTCGAGCGCTTCGTCAATAATGGCATTTCGCAGATTATCCAAGTCGTTGTCGGCACGTTGCTATGTGGGTTAGCCTTTGTGATTCTCGCGCCGCAAACCGCGGTGTGGGCGCTATTGCCGATTCCCGCTATTATCGTCGGCGCCTATTGGTTTCAGGCCCGGTTGCGGACGCGCTACGGCGCCGTGCGCGAGGCCGCCGCGGCGCTGAGCGGCGTGGTCAATAACAACCTTAGCGGCGTCGCGACGATTCGCGCCTTTGGCCGCGAGGCGCATGAGGATGCGCGCATTGCGGCCTATAGCAACGCCTATCAGACCGCTAATCGCGACGCGATCACCCTGGCGAGCGCCATCACCCCGGTTATTCGCATGGCGATCATGGCGGGCTTTGTCGCGACGTTGCTGGTTGGCGGCCACTTGACGCTGCAGGGCAAGATGGCGGTGGGCGCGTACTCGGTGTTTGTCTTTTTAACCCAACGCTTGCTGTGGCCGCTAACGCGCCTGGCGGAGGTTACCGACATGTACAATCGCTCGGTCGCGGCCATCGGGCGCGCCTTTGCCTTGCTCGATGCACCGCTGGTCATGCCGAGAGGCACGGCGGTGGTAGGGCCTTTGGCGCAAGGCGATCTCACTTTTGAGGCCGTGGACTTTGCCTACGATGCCGCCGCGCCGGTGCTGCGCGGCGTTTCGCTACGCGTCGCGGCGGGGCAGACGGTCGGCCTCGTCGGCGGCACGGGATCGGGCAAGAGCACGATGATGAAGCTGCTCATGAAGTTCTATGCGCCGACCGCGGGCCAGATCACCCTGAGCGGCGCCTCGCTGGCGACGCTGGCGGACGCCGAGGTGCGCGAGGCCATTGGTTATGTTGGGCAAGACGTCTTCCTGATCGACGAGACCATCGCCGAAAACATCCGCTATGGGCGGCTGGCGGCCACGGAGGCCGAGGTCGAAGCGGCGGCGCGCGCCGCGGAGGCGCACGATTTTATCACCGCGCTGCCCGCCGGCTACCAAACCAAGGTGGGCGAACGCGGCCAGCGCCTCTCGGGCGGCCAACGACAACGCATCGCCTTGGCGCGCGCGCTGGTGCGCAATCCGGCCATCTTGATTTTGGATGAGGCGACCAGCGCAGTAGACAATGAGACCGAGGCGGCGATCGCACGCTCGCTCGGGCGTATTACGCAGGGGCGTACAACCTTGATCGTTGCGCACCGGCTTTCTACCGTGCGGCGTGCCGATGTCATCTGTGTGCTCGAGGGCGGCGCCATCGTCGAACAGGGCACCCACGATGCGCTCGTGGCGCTCGGTGGCACCTATGCGTCGCTATGGCGGCTTCAGACGATGGGCGCGGCCTGA
- a CDS encoding PQQ-dependent sugar dehydrogenase, producing the protein MIRIVMIVGLAGAACRSSSTEPARTAADATPVTVPQPPPLLAPEEPLASSIQTIHLVPLLGGLSQPVAVIALPTYKHGYLIVEKGGLLRLAVGESPRLAAKPVLDLTALVSKGTEQGLLGLALHPKFAKNRKLYVNFTDLEGATKVWELTANRDATAIDLASKRELLSIEQPYENHNGGHLVFGPEGDLYVGTGDGGAAGDPHGNAQNSASLLGKLLRLDVDGPIAAPAIVARGLRNPWRFDFDPGTQMWFIADVGQNRYESIYAVAHESLQGANFGWNIAEGRHCFLTPQCDLSGFVAPLTDYSHAEGCSVSGGVAFTSRYYPSHGGGHPIFFYADFCKPLLRSLTWDSKWPRWHHLDWSGWLASQATVPANIVAFGKSSTGELLILSLDGTIYQMSYRMPQPAAPQPTT; encoded by the coding sequence ATGATTCGAATTGTAATGATCGTAGGCTTGGCCGGCGCGGCCTGTAGATCCTCATCAACCGAGCCCGCGCGCACAGCAGCAGATGCGACGCCGGTGACCGTGCCACAACCACCGCCCCTGCTGGCCCCTGAAGAGCCGCTCGCCAGCAGTATCCAAACAATTCATTTGGTGCCACTGCTAGGCGGTCTCTCGCAGCCCGTGGCGGTCATCGCGCTGCCAACTTATAAGCACGGCTACCTCATCGTTGAAAAAGGTGGGCTGCTTCGCCTCGCGGTTGGCGAATCGCCGCGGCTCGCCGCAAAGCCGGTGCTCGATCTTACCGCGCTGGTCAGCAAGGGCACGGAGCAAGGGCTACTGGGCTTGGCGCTGCATCCGAAATTCGCCAAAAATCGCAAGTTGTACGTAAACTTCACCGATCTTGAGGGCGCGACCAAGGTGTGGGAACTAACCGCCAATCGCGACGCCACAGCCATCGATCTCGCCTCAAAACGCGAACTGCTCTCCATCGAACAACCCTACGAGAACCACAATGGCGGGCACCTTGTATTTGGACCTGAAGGAGACTTGTACGTTGGCACCGGAGATGGTGGCGCTGCTGGCGATCCTCACGGCAATGCTCAGAATTCGGCTAGCTTACTCGGCAAGCTGCTGCGTCTCGATGTCGATGGCCCGATCGCCGCGCCCGCTATAGTCGCCCGCGGCCTGCGCAATCCGTGGCGCTTTGATTTCGATCCGGGCACCCAGATGTGGTTTATCGCTGACGTCGGGCAGAATCGCTACGAGAGCATTTATGCCGTTGCGCATGAGAGCCTTCAAGGCGCCAATTTTGGCTGGAACATCGCCGAGGGCCGCCACTGCTTTCTGACGCCGCAATGCGACCTATCTGGGTTTGTTGCGCCGTTAACAGACTATTCGCATGCGGAAGGGTGTTCGGTGTCGGGCGGCGTCGCGTTCACGTCGCGTTACTATCCCAGCCATGGTGGCGGCCATCCAATCTTTTTTTACGCCGATTTCTGCAAGCCGTTGCTGCGAAGCTTGACGTGGGATAGCAAGTGGCCACGATGGCACCATTTGGACTGGAGTGGGTGGCTCGCTTCGCAGGCAACGGTGCCGGCCAACATCGTCGCCTTCGGAAAGTCATCGACTGGCGAGCTGCTCATCCTCTCGCTTGATGGCACGATTTATCAGATGAGCTATCGGATGCCGCAGCCTGCGGCGCCGCAGCCTACGACGTAG
- a CDS encoding SAM-dependent methyltransferase: MRARVGKPDLAAEIPPEFPRPLLQDLHLLTREGHLNADARRKLKQIQHLIGLLRPALTDLLQRHAAPTVVDCGAGKSYLGFLLYAAVLAPAAKGSLLSIESRPELSTAARERANTYGFDRFTSVAATIAQAGAALPERVQLVTALHACDTATDDALVLALQKRADYIAVVPCCQAEVAQLLKTAKATPAMASLADHAWHRREFGSHLTNVIRALVLEANGYQVTVTELAGWEHSLKNELILAKRVQGHNAKAAAQLRELLTATGVEPALVRALPPPQAPPAPQAAPIV; encoded by the coding sequence ATGCGAGCACGCGTTGGCAAGCCAGATTTGGCCGCGGAAATTCCACCCGAGTTTCCGCGGCCCTTGTTGCAAGATTTGCACTTGCTGACCCGCGAGGGGCACCTCAACGCGGACGCGCGGCGCAAGCTCAAGCAGATCCAGCACTTGATCGGCCTGCTCCGCCCAGCCTTGACCGACCTGCTGCAGCGCCACGCAGCGCCGACGGTCGTGGATTGCGGCGCAGGCAAGAGCTACCTCGGCTTTCTGCTCTATGCCGCGGTGCTCGCGCCGGCGGCCAAGGGCAGCTTGCTATCGATTGAGTCGCGCCCCGAGCTGTCCACCGCCGCACGCGAACGCGCCAATACCTACGGCTTTGACCGCTTCACCTCGGTGGCCGCCACCATCGCGCAGGCCGGCGCGGCCCTGCCCGAGCGCGTGCAGCTCGTTACCGCGCTGCATGCCTGCGATACCGCCACCGACGACGCGCTGGTCTTGGCGCTGCAAAAGCGCGCCGACTACATTGCGGTGGTGCCATGCTGCCAGGCCGAGGTCGCGCAGCTCCTAAAAACCGCCAAGGCCACGCCCGCGATGGCTTCGCTGGCAGACCACGCCTGGCACCGCCGCGAATTCGGCTCGCATCTGACGAATGTAATTCGCGCGTTGGTGCTCGAAGCAAACGGCTATCAAGTGACGGTCACCGAGCTCGCGGGGTGGGAGCATTCGCTAAAGAATGAGCTCATCTTGGCCAAGCGCGTGCAAGGCCACAACGCCAAGGCGGCCGCGCAGCTACGCGAACTCCTCACCGCGACCGGCGTCGAGCCGGCGCTGGTGCGCGCACTGCCGCCGCCTCAAGCTCCGCCTGCGCCTCAGGCCGCGCCCATCGTCTGA